From the Microbacterium thalassium genome, one window contains:
- a CDS encoding glycoside hydrolase family 36 protein, with protein sequence MTELVTSGTTELLTWGTPALELSFHYGDDSPVRLVRVAAEGAASDVYGLPAVEIVTADVGHLPASGRLAHSEIGTRLRYDSHHATRTDAGEQLTIVQTAGDLRAELRLEIRDGAAAVRSVVTVANDGASPLVLRSATSWSAGFTDPAAEDVLGGWEVIHGASDWLGESRWQREPLRGPRFPQLAEHLTGHNPRGSFTATSTGTWSTGAAMPTAVVAHAARGFALAWQIEHNGAWRWEIGEDTLGGYIALAGPTDSDAAWTEVLAPGAGFTTVPATVAFGTSAEGAIAALTDYRRAARRPHPDNTDMPVVFNDYMNTLNGDPTTEKLLPLIDAAAEVGADVFCIDAGWYDDSGHWWDSVGEWLPSTTRFPGGLGEVIDAIRDAGMVPGLWLEPEVVGVRSPIADTLPADAFLQRHGVRLVEHHRYHLDLRHPAAVAHLDGVVDRLVEQFGVGFFKFDYNINPGPGTDLDTVSVGAGLLEHNRAHLAWLDGVLERHPELVIENCASGAMRMDFAMLSRLAMQSTSDQQDFVKYPPIAASAPIAMLPEQAASWAYPQPEMNDEELSFSLVTGLLGRYYVSGYLNRMTDAQRGIVATAIRTAKELRPAIAAGHAFWPAGLPSWTAPWVALGLHGQGDDILSLWRRGAERTLSLSLPHLRGRAVEVTTVFPTDLPEWSTDWDSSTGTLTVHAGDAPIAARTIRVAARQTRLA encoded by the coding sequence GTGACCGAGCTGGTGACCAGTGGCACGACCGAGCTGCTGACATGGGGAACCCCCGCGCTGGAACTGTCGTTCCACTACGGAGACGACTCTCCCGTGCGCCTCGTCCGCGTGGCCGCCGAGGGCGCCGCCTCGGATGTGTACGGCCTGCCGGCCGTCGAGATCGTGACCGCCGACGTCGGGCACCTCCCGGCATCCGGTCGCCTCGCGCACTCCGAGATCGGCACGCGCCTGCGCTACGACTCCCACCACGCGACGCGGACCGACGCCGGCGAGCAGCTCACGATCGTGCAGACGGCCGGCGACCTTCGCGCCGAGCTCCGCCTCGAGATCCGCGACGGTGCGGCCGCGGTCCGCTCCGTCGTGACCGTCGCGAACGACGGCGCGAGCCCGCTGGTGCTTCGCTCGGCGACCTCATGGTCGGCCGGCTTCACCGACCCCGCCGCCGAAGACGTCCTGGGCGGCTGGGAGGTCATCCACGGTGCGAGCGACTGGCTGGGCGAATCGCGCTGGCAGCGCGAGCCGCTGCGCGGGCCCCGCTTCCCCCAGCTCGCCGAGCACCTCACCGGACACAACCCGCGCGGGTCCTTCACCGCGACGTCCACCGGCACGTGGTCGACCGGCGCCGCCATGCCGACCGCTGTCGTCGCCCACGCCGCGCGCGGATTCGCCCTGGCCTGGCAGATCGAGCACAACGGAGCGTGGCGCTGGGAGATCGGCGAGGACACGCTCGGCGGGTACATCGCCCTCGCCGGCCCCACCGACAGCGACGCCGCCTGGACCGAAGTCCTCGCGCCGGGCGCCGGCTTCACCACGGTCCCCGCGACCGTGGCCTTCGGGACCTCCGCCGAAGGCGCCATCGCCGCGCTCACCGACTACCGCCGCGCAGCCCGACGGCCGCACCCCGACAACACCGACATGCCGGTGGTCTTCAACGACTACATGAACACGCTCAACGGCGACCCCACCACCGAGAAGCTGCTGCCGCTCATCGACGCGGCCGCCGAGGTCGGAGCCGACGTCTTCTGCATCGATGCCGGCTGGTACGACGACAGCGGCCACTGGTGGGACTCGGTCGGCGAATGGCTGCCGTCCACCACACGCTTCCCCGGTGGGCTCGGCGAGGTCATCGACGCCATCCGTGACGCCGGCATGGTGCCGGGTCTCTGGCTCGAGCCCGAGGTCGTCGGCGTGCGCAGCCCGATCGCCGACACGCTGCCCGCGGACGCCTTCCTCCAGCGGCACGGCGTCCGGCTGGTGGAGCACCACCGCTACCACCTGGACCTGCGTCACCCGGCGGCGGTCGCGCACCTCGACGGCGTCGTCGACCGCCTGGTCGAGCAGTTCGGTGTGGGCTTCTTCAAATTCGACTACAACATCAACCCGGGCCCGGGCACCGATCTCGACACGGTGAGCGTCGGCGCGGGGCTGCTCGAGCACAACCGGGCTCACCTCGCGTGGCTCGACGGCGTGCTCGAGCGCCACCCGGAGCTGGTGATCGAGAACTGCGCGTCCGGCGCGATGCGCATGGACTTCGCGATGCTCTCCCGCCTGGCGATGCAGTCGACGTCCGACCAGCAGGACTTCGTCAAGTACCCGCCGATCGCGGCATCCGCCCCCATCGCCATGCTCCCCGAGCAGGCGGCGAGCTGGGCCTACCCGCAGCCCGAGATGAACGACGAGGAGCTGTCCTTCTCACTCGTGACGGGCCTCCTCGGCCGCTACTACGTCTCGGGCTACCTCAACCGCATGACCGACGCCCAGCGCGGAATCGTGGCCACCGCGATCCGCACCGCCAAGGAGCTGCGCCCGGCCATCGCCGCCGGACACGCTTTCTGGCCCGCCGGCCTGCCCTCGTGGACGGCGCCCTGGGTGGCGCTGGGCCTCCACGGCCAGGGCGACGACATCCTCTCGCTGTGGCGACGCGGCGCGGAGCGCACGCTGTCGCTCTCGCTGCCCCACCTGCGCGGTCGCGCCGTCGAGGTGACGACCGTCTTCCCCACCGACCTTCCGGAATGGAGCACCGACTGGGACTCCTCCACCGGAACCCTCACCGTACACGCAGGCGATGCGCCCATCGCCGCGCGTACCATCCGCGTCGCCGCACGCCAGACCCGGCTCGCGTAG
- a CDS encoding PxKF domain-containing protein — protein sequence MSAAAAVLPAVVIGLAGVVVTSPAVAAESDATVLRGVASDRCIDAASGDTGTIVTLQDCDGEDAQLWEWTDAKQLVVFGGTDARCLDVAGFDEATRLTIQPCDVDDDGQKWEIREDLTIQSLGDTRVCVDAWGAATTAGTEIALWRCTGAPNQLWKRTLVDEPANVSVDLSADTGAIYGGATGVLYGMSDDGVPSDDLVAGMRPRTLAQKPANGDQHPNGDVLDISDAFFDNGGEQMVVYMQDVYSAWPYQEPADIQADYLPRIRTQMQAVIDAGLPMEKFAWVPYNEPDGIWYQDWNGGERENFLADWDAAYAVIKEMDPDAIIVGPNEAIWHPDRVRDLLTHAKDAGTLPDVMAWHELGTGSLGSTGYRENYEEYRAIEEDLGIGPLPINIDEYGNRHDMGNPGRLIQWLAMFEDTKVDGDMAFWTYAGNLSDHAAQTKMANGGWWVTKWYSDLSGHTVEFTPEAVRPDTMQGIAALDETKQLATVIMGGNALGATLTVENIPADFGDEVDVLIETADLTGQEGETSSPRVDTVKRTAVSGGEISVVVPANQQAAYRVSILPASADAPVQPDAVWSASYEAEDAAIVDAQAFSQTGDWSYAASNLMDVGAFNRASSSVTFDVEVPEDGTYELGIIHGSNTKWGQQALYVDDEFVQRVTYSATLNWTYRARAEVPVDLTAGAHTVSLRASDDDGELDVYYDITLDRLDVSVPEPDTLRYPLWQARISGDFSVDNSRSARPVTLEPGATAQLFLGAPADGYYDLVRTGSAPEAGELTVELSNRDLGAEAGAVPAGGATVTTTAYLHRGVNQIELTNTGSTPVVVSELATVRNRDADEATVRTEAEDLSRDGSSIGGSRWASGGEFVGDLGENGSMTWERPAGVGAGDYVLNVAYAQNEVNTGHPYNTDVVTRFIDTTEAGGDTTRSPYRNNYTWDGFWAVTSDLTLTTDDGALTFDRSDGWAPNVDWLSLSPLTQGTTVITHFAQPVKSDGSMTTVKAGKTVPLKFEAFADGVEVTDPEQVSLTIVEVACDTGEIVGDDIAASSAPGQTVLRYDEAAGQFVYNWKAPAPAGKCYQATATVAGGGSMTALFMVG from the coding sequence ATGAGCGCGGCGGCCGCCGTGCTGCCGGCGGTCGTCATCGGATTGGCCGGGGTCGTCGTGACCTCGCCCGCCGTGGCCGCGGAGTCAGACGCGACGGTCCTGAGGGGGGTGGCGAGCGACCGCTGCATCGACGCCGCGAGCGGTGACACCGGGACGATCGTCACTCTTCAGGACTGCGACGGCGAAGACGCACAGCTCTGGGAGTGGACGGACGCGAAGCAGCTCGTCGTGTTCGGGGGCACCGACGCGAGGTGTCTCGACGTCGCCGGCTTCGATGAGGCCACCCGGCTGACCATCCAGCCGTGCGACGTCGACGACGACGGCCAGAAGTGGGAGATCCGCGAGGACCTCACCATCCAGAGCCTGGGCGACACCAGGGTGTGCGTCGACGCGTGGGGGGCCGCGACGACGGCGGGGACCGAGATCGCCCTCTGGAGGTGCACCGGCGCCCCCAACCAGCTGTGGAAGCGCACGCTCGTCGACGAGCCCGCGAACGTGAGCGTCGACCTGTCGGCCGACACGGGCGCGATCTACGGCGGCGCCACGGGTGTGCTCTACGGCATGAGCGACGACGGTGTTCCCAGTGACGACCTGGTCGCCGGCATGCGTCCCCGCACGCTCGCGCAGAAGCCGGCGAACGGCGACCAGCACCCCAACGGCGACGTGCTCGACATCTCGGACGCGTTCTTCGACAACGGCGGCGAGCAGATGGTCGTCTACATGCAGGACGTCTACAGCGCGTGGCCCTACCAGGAGCCCGCCGACATCCAGGCGGACTACCTCCCCCGCATCCGCACCCAGATGCAGGCGGTCATCGACGCCGGCCTGCCGATGGAGAAGTTCGCCTGGGTTCCGTACAACGAGCCGGACGGCATCTGGTACCAGGACTGGAACGGCGGCGAGCGTGAGAACTTCCTCGCCGACTGGGATGCGGCGTACGCCGTCATCAAGGAGATGGACCCCGACGCGATCATCGTCGGGCCCAACGAGGCGATCTGGCACCCCGACCGTGTGCGCGACCTGCTGACGCATGCCAAGGATGCGGGCACGCTGCCCGACGTCATGGCGTGGCACGAACTCGGCACCGGCTCGCTCGGCTCGACCGGGTACCGCGAGAACTACGAGGAGTACCGCGCCATCGAGGAGGACCTGGGGATCGGTCCGCTCCCGATCAACATCGACGAGTACGGCAACCGCCACGACATGGGCAACCCCGGCCGACTGATCCAGTGGCTCGCCATGTTCGAGGACACCAAGGTCGACGGTGACATGGCCTTCTGGACCTACGCGGGGAACCTCTCGGACCACGCCGCGCAGACCAAGATGGCCAACGGCGGCTGGTGGGTGACGAAGTGGTACTCCGATCTCTCCGGTCACACGGTGGAGTTCACCCCCGAGGCGGTGCGCCCCGACACCATGCAGGGGATTGCCGCCCTGGACGAGACCAAGCAGCTGGCGACCGTGATCATGGGAGGCAACGCGCTGGGCGCGACGCTGACGGTGGAGAACATCCCCGCCGACTTCGGCGACGAGGTCGACGTGCTGATCGAGACCGCGGATCTGACCGGTCAGGAGGGCGAGACGTCGTCTCCCCGTGTCGACACGGTGAAGCGCACGGCGGTCTCCGGCGGTGAGATCTCGGTCGTCGTGCCTGCCAACCAGCAGGCCGCATACCGCGTGAGCATCCTCCCGGCATCCGCCGACGCCCCTGTCCAGCCCGACGCGGTGTGGTCGGCCTCGTACGAGGCCGAGGACGCGGCGATCGTGGACGCGCAGGCCTTCTCGCAGACCGGCGACTGGAGCTACGCGGCGTCGAACCTGATGGACGTGGGTGCGTTCAACCGGGCGTCGTCGAGCGTGACCTTCGACGTCGAGGTGCCCGAGGACGGCACGTACGAGCTGGGGATCATCCACGGCTCGAACACGAAGTGGGGTCAGCAGGCTCTGTACGTCGACGACGAGTTCGTCCAGCGGGTCACCTACTCGGCCACGCTGAACTGGACCTACCGCGCCCGCGCGGAGGTTCCGGTCGACCTCACCGCCGGTGCCCACACGGTGTCGCTGCGGGCGTCCGACGACGACGGCGAACTCGATGTGTACTACGACATCACGCTCGATCGCCTCGACGTCTCGGTCCCGGAGCCCGACACGCTGCGGTACCCGCTGTGGCAGGCGCGGATCTCGGGCGACTTCTCGGTCGACAACAGCCGCTCCGCGCGGCCGGTCACCCTGGAGCCCGGTGCAACGGCGCAGCTGTTCCTGGGTGCCCCGGCGGACGGGTATTACGACCTGGTTCGCACGGGCTCGGCGCCGGAGGCCGGTGAGCTGACGGTCGAGCTGTCGAACCGCGACCTGGGCGCCGAGGCCGGTGCCGTGCCCGCGGGCGGGGCCACGGTCACGACCACGGCCTACCTGCACCGCGGTGTCAACCAGATCGAGCTGACCAACACGGGAAGCACGCCTGTCGTGGTGTCCGAACTCGCCACGGTCCGCAACCGTGACGCCGACGAGGCGACGGTGCGCACCGAGGCCGAGGACCTCTCCCGCGACGGCAGCAGCATCGGCGGGAGCCGCTGGGCTTCCGGCGGCGAGTTCGTCGGAGACCTCGGCGAGAACGGCTCGATGACCTGGGAGCGCCCGGCGGGCGTCGGCGCGGGCGACTACGTGCTGAACGTGGCCTACGCGCAGAACGAGGTCAACACCGGGCACCCGTACAACACCGACGTCGTCACCCGGTTCATCGATACGACCGAGGCCGGCGGCGACACGACGCGGTCGCCGTACCGCAACAACTACACGTGGGACGGATTCTGGGCGGTCACCTCCGACCTGACCCTGACCACAGACGACGGCGCGCTGACGTTCGACCGCAGCGATGGCTGGGCCCCGAACGTCGACTGGCTGTCGCTGTCGCCGCTCACCCAGGGCACGACCGTGATCACCCACTTCGCCCAGCCGGTGAAGTCGGACGGCTCGATGACCACGGTCAAGGCCGGGAAGACGGTGCCGCTGAAGTTCGAGGCGTTCGCCGACGGTGTCGAGGTGACGGACCCGGAGCAGGTCTCGCTGACGATCGTCGAGGTGGCATGCGATACCGGCGAGATCGTCGGAGACGACATCGCGGCCTCGTCCGCGCCGGGCCAGACGGTCCTGCGCTATGACGAGGCGGCGGGCCAGTTCGTCTACAACTGGAAGGCGCCGGCTCCGGCCGGAAAGTGCTACCAGGCGACCGCGACGGTGGCGGGCGGTGGGTCGATGACCGCCCTTTTCATGGTCGGGTAG
- a CDS encoding cellulase-like family protein, protein MTERYLGSGAIPRDESSPTGPVPAHLPERLAITLWDFSWYTQAGPGEPYADLDAAVVDAAELGYNAVRICAAPLLLFGGLGLDDLAGALEIEGLGASPAGGFFGQRTRWYDTPGGFTIDLRARLLALFDAAERHGIVIILASWEYQQSPAFAAEPEWFETIDAIPLDARYRVLADAWDRMIGWLTTHGHRDRIALVELHNEVDFSILPDLADGGAAQVERLRTRHPDLVVTASYGKPPHLAMHRVPDGLGAAQFHVYSYGVLDELQSLLDIRAEGSEGFPNAALRSMLRPDAPTPEAYGRAADWKYRATVVTDQMIYGYDWIDETAWDAWLFDHYAPYEQVMRREIASRTIAIAAWARWKNIPAVVGEGWVGYTPLHGTFEESGIGRALAEHGIDTAIAHGVWGVVLCSNAAPHHPMWQQREWQRTMTARILAASAAAREPV, encoded by the coding sequence GTGACAGAGCGCTATCTCGGGTCGGGAGCGATCCCCCGGGACGAGTCCTCCCCGACGGGCCCGGTGCCCGCCCACCTGCCCGAGCGCCTCGCGATCACGCTGTGGGACTTCTCCTGGTACACGCAGGCCGGTCCGGGCGAACCGTACGCCGACCTCGATGCGGCGGTGGTCGATGCCGCCGAGCTCGGCTACAACGCCGTCCGCATCTGCGCCGCACCGCTGCTGCTGTTCGGCGGTCTCGGGCTCGACGATCTCGCGGGCGCACTCGAGATCGAGGGACTGGGCGCGTCGCCCGCGGGCGGCTTCTTCGGTCAGCGGACCCGGTGGTACGACACCCCCGGAGGCTTCACGATCGACCTGCGGGCGCGCCTGCTCGCGCTGTTCGACGCGGCCGAGCGGCACGGGATCGTCATCATCCTGGCGAGCTGGGAGTACCAGCAGTCACCCGCGTTCGCGGCGGAGCCAGAGTGGTTCGAGACCATCGATGCGATCCCGCTCGACGCGCGCTACCGCGTCCTCGCCGACGCGTGGGACCGCATGATCGGATGGCTGACGACGCACGGTCACCGCGACCGCATCGCGCTGGTCGAGCTGCACAACGAGGTCGACTTCTCGATCCTGCCCGACCTCGCAGACGGCGGCGCGGCGCAGGTCGAGAGGCTGCGGACGCGGCATCCGGATCTGGTCGTGACCGCGAGCTACGGCAAGCCGCCGCACCTGGCGATGCACCGCGTGCCCGACGGCCTCGGCGCGGCGCAGTTCCACGTGTACAGCTACGGCGTGCTCGACGAGCTGCAGAGCCTCCTCGACATCCGCGCCGAGGGCAGCGAGGGGTTCCCGAATGCGGCTCTGCGATCGATGCTGCGGCCCGACGCGCCGACGCCGGAGGCGTACGGCCGCGCGGCGGACTGGAAGTACCGGGCCACGGTCGTCACCGACCAGATGATCTACGGCTACGACTGGATCGACGAGACGGCGTGGGACGCGTGGCTGTTCGACCACTACGCACCCTACGAGCAGGTGATGCGCCGCGAGATCGCGTCGCGCACGATCGCGATCGCGGCGTGGGCGCGGTGGAAGAACATCCCCGCGGTCGTCGGCGAGGGGTGGGTCGGCTACACGCCGCTGCACGGCACCTTCGAGGAGTCGGGCATCGGCCGCGCACTCGCCGAGCACGGCATCGACACCGCGATCGCCCACGGTGTGTGGGGCGTGGTGCTGTGCTCGAACGCGGCGCCGCATCACCCGATGTGGCAGCAGCGCGAGTGGCAGCGCACGATGACCGCGCGCATCCTGGCGGCGAGCGCCGCCGCGCGGGAGCCGGTCTGA
- a CDS encoding DUF5107 domain-containing protein: protein MTRDNDAPSRIVLPDAPADQAAILAAGGVACWSEPVSIDTYEAGDPDPYPLFLDRRVYQGSSGKVYPLPMIDSVSQTKAPRRWQAIHLENAYVRLMLLPEIGGRIHIGYDKVAGYDFFYRNNVIKPALVGLAGPWISGGVEFNWPQHHRPATYLPVDTRIEREDDGAVVVWHSDLDPLQRMRGVHGIRLRPGSSLVEAEAILHNRTDVPQTFLWWANVAARVHEEYQSFFPDDVGFVADHARRAISAFPRADRAYYGVDYPTLADERADADRIDIYSNIPVPTSYMITDTDDEYFGGYDHAADAGFVHWADRSVSPGKKQWTWGNGPIGHAWDDQLTDADGPYVELMAGVYTDNQPDFSWLLPGETKTFSQFWYPIHRMGPARQATTDAAVAVSPDGAGTRIGVVATTAFENVTITVRSGDAELAEWTTALDPRTPFVQTVDAASDDVVTVTVATADRTLVEWTAKAASDEEPWVATAPDAPEDIDANDELYVTAVHLIQYRHPTRSPLPYLREALRRDPSDSRAATALGAWHLNRGEYTEAKDALETALARITRRNLNPRDGEPFYLLGLACERLGEDDAADRWFGKAAWNAAWAAPATLARARIALRGGDARAALRLAGAAGPIPEARRLAALATAFLGDAASAADALRELHAADPLDPATSALVGVHGDRDARTALDVGAEFARAGAYDAALAATAQTDPAAPAAGLAGPIRHYLRAHWLDAAGRADEAAAEREAARRAPAAFAFPAGLDQHDALVAAVDADPADAVATGLLGMWMLDAARNAEALALLRTAAEAGSTDPVVWRNLAIAAVAAEDDTDAAARAFERALALRPDARLVFERDVLAERRGLDAGARLDLLEQFASLLGTRDDLSLRHVTLLLDAGRVDEAWDILTTRFFRPFEGGEGRVIAAYDRAACTKARSLVETDPAAAVRLLEEGMTPPAHLGEGRHPAERPVERWVVLGDARLAAGDESGAREAWESARAATPLAVAPRPADEATFWTGVAHTRLAEHADADAIWQELDDRAAQLRRERDAVDYFATSLPELALFDTDTGAARERTADALEALASRGRSLHEMIAS, encoded by the coding sequence GTGACCCGTGACAATGACGCCCCGAGCCGTATCGTCCTCCCCGACGCTCCCGCCGACCAGGCCGCGATCCTCGCCGCCGGCGGCGTGGCGTGCTGGAGCGAGCCGGTCTCGATCGACACCTACGAGGCCGGCGACCCCGACCCGTACCCGCTGTTCCTCGACCGCCGCGTGTACCAGGGCTCGAGCGGCAAGGTGTATCCGCTGCCGATGATCGACAGCGTCTCGCAGACGAAGGCGCCGCGCCGGTGGCAGGCGATCCACCTCGAGAACGCGTACGTGCGCCTCATGCTGCTGCCCGAGATCGGCGGGCGCATCCACATCGGGTACGACAAGGTCGCGGGCTACGACTTCTTCTACCGCAACAACGTCATCAAGCCCGCGCTCGTGGGCCTCGCGGGCCCCTGGATCTCGGGCGGCGTCGAGTTCAACTGGCCGCAGCACCACCGCCCCGCCACCTATCTGCCGGTCGACACCCGCATCGAGCGCGAGGACGACGGCGCCGTCGTGGTGTGGCACAGTGACCTCGACCCGCTGCAGCGCATGCGCGGCGTCCACGGCATCCGCCTTCGTCCGGGCTCGTCGCTCGTCGAGGCCGAGGCGATCCTGCACAACCGCACCGATGTGCCGCAGACCTTCCTGTGGTGGGCGAACGTCGCAGCGCGTGTGCACGAGGAGTATCAGTCGTTCTTCCCGGACGACGTCGGGTTCGTCGCCGACCACGCCCGGCGTGCGATCTCGGCCTTCCCGCGCGCCGACCGCGCGTACTACGGCGTCGACTACCCGACGCTGGCGGACGAGCGCGCGGATGCCGATCGCATCGACATCTACTCGAACATCCCGGTGCCGACGTCGTACATGATCACCGACACCGACGACGAGTACTTCGGCGGGTACGACCACGCCGCGGATGCCGGGTTCGTCCACTGGGCCGACCGCTCGGTCTCGCCCGGCAAGAAGCAGTGGACGTGGGGCAACGGCCCCATCGGGCACGCGTGGGACGACCAGCTCACCGACGCCGACGGCCCGTACGTCGAGCTCATGGCGGGCGTCTACACCGACAATCAGCCCGACTTCAGCTGGCTGCTGCCGGGCGAGACCAAGACCTTCAGCCAGTTCTGGTACCCGATCCACCGCATGGGCCCCGCCCGTCAGGCGACGACGGATGCCGCGGTGGCGGTGTCGCCCGACGGGGCGGGTACGCGCATCGGGGTCGTCGCCACGACCGCGTTCGAGAACGTGACGATCACGGTCCGCTCCGGCGACGCCGAGCTTGCCGAGTGGACGACGGCGTTGGACCCCCGGACGCCGTTCGTCCAGACGGTCGACGCCGCATCCGACGACGTCGTGACCGTGACGGTCGCGACCGCCGACCGCACCCTCGTCGAGTGGACCGCGAAGGCGGCGTCGGACGAGGAGCCGTGGGTCGCCACCGCACCCGACGCCCCCGAGGACATCGACGCGAACGACGAGCTGTACGTCACCGCCGTGCACCTGATCCAGTACCGCCACCCCACCCGGTCGCCGCTCCCGTACCTGCGCGAGGCGCTGCGGCGCGACCCCTCCGATTCGCGCGCTGCGACGGCACTCGGCGCGTGGCACCTGAACCGCGGCGAGTACACGGAGGCGAAGGACGCGCTCGAGACGGCCCTCGCGCGCATCACGCGCCGCAACCTCAACCCGCGCGACGGCGAGCCGTTCTACCTTCTGGGGCTCGCGTGCGAGCGCCTGGGCGAGGACGACGCGGCCGACCGCTGGTTCGGCAAGGCCGCGTGGAACGCCGCATGGGCGGCCCCGGCCACCCTCGCCCGCGCGCGCATCGCGCTGCGCGGCGGCGACGCCCGCGCCGCGCTGCGACTCGCGGGCGCGGCCGGCCCGATCCCCGAGGCGCGGCGTCTCGCGGCGCTGGCGACGGCCTTCCTCGGCGACGCCGCATCCGCCGCCGACGCGCTCCGCGAGCTGCATGCGGCCGACCCGCTCGACCCCGCCACGTCCGCGCTCGTGGGCGTGCACGGCGACCGCGACGCGCGCACGGCGCTCGACGTCGGAGCCGAGTTCGCCCGCGCCGGCGCGTACGACGCGGCCCTCGCCGCCACCGCCCAGACCGATCCCGCCGCGCCGGCGGCCGGACTGGCCGGCCCCATCCGCCACTACCTCCGCGCGCACTGGCTCGACGCGGCGGGTCGTGCGGACGAGGCTGCGGCCGAGCGCGAGGCGGCCCGCCGGGCCCCGGCGGCCTTCGCCTTCCCCGCCGGCCTCGACCAGCACGACGCGCTCGTCGCGGCCGTCGACGCCGACCCTGCCGATGCGGTCGCCACGGGGCTCCTGGGGATGTGGATGCTGGACGCCGCGCGGAACGCGGAGGCGCTCGCGCTGCTGCGCACCGCGGCCGAGGCTGGTTCGACCGATCCGGTCGTGTGGCGCAATCTCGCGATCGCGGCAGTGGCGGCCGAGGACGACACGGATGCCGCGGCGCGGGCCTTCGAGCGCGCGCTCGCGCTGCGTCCCGATGCCCGCCTCGTGTTCGAGCGCGATGTGCTCGCCGAACGCCGCGGGCTGGACGCCGGCGCACGCCTCGACCTGCTCGAGCAGTTCGCGAGCCTGCTCGGCACGCGCGACGACCTGTCACTGCGTCACGTGACGCTGCTGCTGGACGCCGGCCGCGTCGACGAGGCGTGGGACATCCTGACGACGCGCTTCTTCCGGCCCTTCGAAGGCGGCGAGGGCCGTGTGATCGCCGCCTACGACCGCGCCGCCTGCACGAAGGCGCGATCGCTCGTCGAGACCGACCCCGCGGCGGCGGTCCGGCTGCTCGAAGAGGGCATGACCCCGCCCGCGCACCTCGGCGAGGGCCGGCATCCCGCCGAGCGCCCCGTCGAGCGCTGGGTCGTGCTGGGCGATGCACGCCTGGCCGCCGGAGACGAGTCCGGCGCCCGCGAGGCGTGGGAGTCCGCCCGGGCGGCCACCCCGCTCGCGGTCGCTCCCCGCCCCGCCGACGAGGCCACCTTCTGGACCGGCGTCGCGCACACGCGCCTCGCCGAGCACGCCGACGCCGACGCGATCTGGCAGGAGCTCGACGACCGCGCCGCGCAGCTGCGCCGCGAACGCGACGCCGTGGACTACTTCGCCACGTCGCTGCCTGAGCTCGCCCTGTTCGACACCGACACGGGCGCGGCGCGCGAGCGCACCGCGGATGCCCTCGAGGCGCTCGCCTCGCGCGGGCGGAGCCTCCACGAGATGATCGCCTCGTGA
- a CDS encoding LacI family DNA-binding transcriptional regulator — protein MTNGNAGEAARPHAPNIRDVAAAAGVSYQTVSRVLNDAANVSDETRTRVLETIAAMDYRPSRAARSLNYGRVGAVTVVTADTQLYGHASTLRGIEESARAAGHTVGITVVESDAQPHVRRVVEQLSDPSSGAVVVIGFDPASFAVLAGIPADVPVVVVAEPGHVGIGRPSLSLDEHAAAAAATTYLLDLGHRTVHHVAIPAEQPGVGRQSGWREALEAADAPVPEVVPAGWSLQDGYEAGRMLAARDDVTAVFCGNDDIALGVRRAMYDAGRQIPAQVSIVGFDDIPATEFWTPALTTVHMDFVALGRAAHAMADALTRGGEAVAPQLPVPSLVVRESTAPPRRG, from the coding sequence GTGACGAACGGGAACGCGGGCGAGGCGGCGCGACCCCATGCGCCCAACATCCGGGACGTCGCGGCGGCGGCCGGCGTCTCGTATCAGACCGTGTCCCGCGTGCTGAACGACGCGGCCAACGTGAGCGATGAGACCCGCACGCGCGTGCTCGAGACCATCGCCGCCATGGACTACCGCCCGAGCCGCGCCGCGCGCTCGCTGAACTACGGCCGCGTCGGCGCGGTGACGGTCGTCACGGCCGATACGCAGCTCTACGGTCACGCGAGCACGCTGCGCGGCATCGAGGAGAGCGCGCGGGCCGCGGGGCACACCGTCGGCATCACGGTCGTGGAGTCCGACGCGCAGCCGCACGTGCGGCGCGTCGTGGAGCAGCTGAGCGACCCGAGCTCCGGGGCTGTCGTCGTCATCGGATTCGATCCGGCGTCGTTCGCCGTCCTGGCGGGGATCCCGGCCGATGTGCCGGTCGTCGTCGTCGCCGAGCCCGGTCATGTCGGCATCGGGCGGCCATCGCTGTCGCTCGACGAGCACGCCGCCGCGGCCGCCGCGACCACCTACCTCCTCGACCTCGGTCACCGGACCGTGCATCACGTCGCGATTCCCGCCGAGCAGCCCGGCGTCGGTCGCCAGTCCGGGTGGCGAGAAGCACTCGAAGCGGCGGACGCCCCGGTGCCGGAGGTCGTGCCGGCCGGGTGGAGCCTGCAGGACGGGTACGAGGCCGGGCGGATGCTGGCGGCCCGGGACGACGTCACGGCGGTGTTCTGCGGCAACGACGACATCGCGCTCGGGGTTCGTCGGGCGATGTACGACGCGGGTCGGCAGATCCCGGCCCAGGTGAGCATCGTCGGGTTCGACGACATCCCCGCCACGGAGTTCTGGACCCCGGCGCTCACGACGGTGCATATGGACTTCGTCGCCCTGGGCCGGGCGGCGCACGCGATGGCCGACGCGCTGACGCGTGGTGGTGAAGCAGTGGCGCCGCAGCTGCCGGTGCCCTCGCTGGTCGTGCGGGAATCGACCGCGCCTCCGCGCCGGGGATAG